In the Streptomyces fradiae ATCC 10745 = DSM 40063 genome, one interval contains:
- a CDS encoding VWA domain-containing protein, with protein sequence MRTGRALRAAALAVALGLVVLAPAPPGAPATAPAAASAPSAPPEGADPVDFAIVVDQSDSLSDEDLAREVEAASLLAQGEISERSRATVIGFGSSEKPGQSPVREVCPLTVADAAGRQRLSDCVQQLGRRDQARVGPGTDFPAAVRQAVTRLTERDQPATPKVVFLLTDGRLDVEDSPEYGTDRESRKANGVKRLADELARARRENVQIWPLGFGTGIDRATLTAMAEGGYRGGCADRPSATPRMRVVADSTGIDKAFQETFAAARCAGITPGDSKRPPADLYVTIPPIATDGSITVSKHDPEVTVTYYDPRGRKVPTSGTFDGSGFELSGRDGPVEALRVSDPLPGRWRARVEAPEGHRGREVAVRAIWQGRLRSSVVLDPASPRPGERAVVEVRMQTRRGVYITDPALLTGIKVTGQLAGDGFDPVGFTLADDGRAPDRTASDVRFTGTVTVPAGATGALRLTTRMEAPGVTSDLRPLNARTGERAPAVVAGLTVDRTTVHPGDTVRGTLSVTNNDSAPHTLRLTLSDQAPGTELRVDPAAVTVPPGSRRETPFTLTVGAGTALGEIGGKITAVDAGAPDRPLTEAFLVVRVEERPGWPERWWPALAAGAAAVLLLGAFAALRLRAVRARLDLTGVELELLRDGHVLDRLTVRHGQSVRGRFPFTVEQGLGTAPTLQRGRPGAHGAHELIATRGGELRLRPHGGPELPVRDGAAAGLDDGLDVAVHDRRSAGRAPGGRTDGGRTDGGRTDGGGLRGDRGTDPYGTDPYGTGDHRTDPYGSGDHGAGDHRAGGRYRPGGGGAPRGSWRDRLRLGRTAPPPRRPADDEPGGWSRDDRDHRDDRSRHGRRDGGTNGPGGPRGTGGEGGTDGGHDDRRTGAGSWDPNF encoded by the coding sequence GTGCGGACCGGGCGGGCGCTGCGGGCCGCCGCCCTCGCGGTGGCCCTCGGCCTCGTGGTCCTGGCCCCGGCCCCGCCCGGCGCGCCCGCCACCGCTCCCGCCGCGGCGAGCGCCCCCTCGGCGCCGCCCGAGGGCGCCGACCCCGTCGACTTCGCCATCGTCGTCGACCAGTCCGACAGCCTGTCCGACGAGGACCTGGCGCGCGAGGTGGAGGCCGCCTCGCTCCTCGCCCAGGGCGAGATCTCCGAGCGCTCCCGCGCCACCGTCATCGGCTTCGGCAGCTCCGAGAAGCCCGGCCAGTCCCCGGTGCGGGAGGTGTGCCCGCTCACCGTCGCCGACGCCGCGGGCCGCCAGCGCCTCAGCGACTGCGTGCAGCAGCTCGGCCGCCGCGACCAGGCGCGCGTCGGCCCCGGCACGGACTTCCCGGCCGCCGTCCGCCAGGCCGTCACCCGGCTCACCGAGCGGGACCAGCCGGCCACGCCCAAGGTCGTCTTCCTCCTCACCGACGGCCGCCTCGACGTGGAGGACAGCCCCGAGTACGGCACCGACCGGGAGAGCCGCAAGGCCAACGGCGTGAAGCGGCTCGCCGACGAACTCGCCCGCGCCCGCCGCGAGAACGTCCAGATCTGGCCGCTCGGCTTCGGCACCGGCATCGACCGCGCCACCCTCACCGCCATGGCCGAGGGCGGCTACCGGGGCGGCTGCGCCGACCGGCCCTCCGCCACCCCCCGCATGCGGGTCGTCGCCGACTCGACCGGCATCGACAAGGCGTTCCAGGAGACCTTCGCCGCGGCCCGCTGCGCCGGCATCACCCCCGGCGACTCCAAGCGGCCGCCCGCCGACCTGTACGTGACGATCCCGCCGATCGCCACCGACGGCTCCATCACCGTCAGCAAGCACGATCCGGAGGTCACCGTCACCTACTACGACCCGCGCGGCCGCAAGGTGCCCACCAGCGGCACCTTCGACGGGTCCGGCTTCGAACTCAGCGGGCGGGACGGCCCCGTCGAGGCGCTGCGCGTCAGCGACCCGCTGCCGGGCCGCTGGCGCGCCCGCGTCGAGGCACCCGAGGGCCACCGGGGCCGCGAGGTCGCCGTCCGCGCCATCTGGCAGGGCCGGCTGCGCTCCTCCGTCGTCCTCGACCCGGCCTCCCCGCGCCCCGGCGAGCGGGCCGTCGTGGAGGTCCGCATGCAGACCCGCCGGGGCGTGTACATCACCGACCCCGCGCTGCTCACCGGGATCAAGGTGACCGGGCAGCTCGCCGGGGACGGCTTCGACCCGGTCGGCTTCACCCTCGCCGACGACGGCCGCGCCCCCGACCGCACCGCGTCCGACGTGCGGTTCACCGGCACCGTCACCGTCCCGGCCGGGGCGACCGGCGCGCTGCGGCTCACCACCCGCATGGAGGCGCCCGGCGTCACCTCCGACCTGCGCCCGCTCAACGCCCGCACCGGCGAGCGGGCACCGGCCGTCGTCGCCGGCCTCACCGTGGACCGTACGACGGTCCACCCCGGCGACACGGTCCGCGGCACCCTCTCCGTCACCAACAACGACAGCGCTCCCCACACCCTGCGCCTCACCCTGTCCGACCAGGCGCCGGGCACCGAACTGCGCGTCGACCCGGCCGCCGTCACCGTCCCGCCGGGCAGCCGCCGCGAGACGCCGTTCACCCTCACCGTCGGCGCCGGCACGGCGCTCGGCGAGATCGGCGGGAAGATCACCGCCGTGGACGCGGGCGCCCCGGACCGGCCCCTCACGGAGGCCTTCCTCGTCGTCCGGGTCGAGGAGCGCCCCGGCTGGCCCGAACGCTGGTGGCCCGCGCTCGCCGCGGGCGCCGCCGCCGTGCTGCTGCTCGGCGCCTTCGCCGCCCTGCGCCTGCGGGCCGTGCGCGCGCGCCTCGACCTGACCGGCGTCGAGCTGGAACTCCTGCGCGACGGGCACGTCCTGGACCGGCTCACGGTGCGGCACGGGCAGAGCGTCCGCGGCCGGTTCCCGTTCACCGTGGAGCAGGGACTCGGCACCGCGCCCACGCTCCAGCGCGGCAGGCCGGGTGCGCACGGCGCCCACGAACTGATCGCCACCCGCGGCGGCGAACTGCGGCTGCGCCCGCACGGCGGCCCCGAACTGCCCGTACGGGACGGCGCCGCGGCCGGTCTCGACGACGGCCTCGACGTCGCCGTGCACGACCGCCGCAGCGCGGGCCGCGCCCCCGGCGGCCGTACCGACGGCGGCCGTACCGACGGCGGCCGCACCGACGGGGGCGGGCTCCGCGGCGACCGCGGGACCGACCCGTACGGGACCGACCCCTACGGGACCGGCGACCACCGGACCGACCCCTACGGGAGCGGCGACCACGGCGCCGGCGACCACCGGGCCGGGGGCCGGTACCGGCCGGGCGGTGGCGGCGCCCCGCGCGGCTCCTGGCGCGACCGGCTGCGCCTCGGCCGCACCGCGCCCCCGCCCCGCCGCCCCGCCGACGACGAGCCCGGCGGCTGGTCCCGCGACGACCGGGACCACCGCGACGACCGCAGCCGGCACGGCCGCCGCGACGGCGGCACGAACGGCCCCGGCGGCCCCCGCGGCACCGGCGGCGAGGGCGGCACGGACGGCGGGCACGACGACCGCCGCACCGGCGCCGGCTCGTGGGACCCGAACTTCTGA
- a CDS encoding tubulin-like doman-containing protein: MKIYQPMLFVGLGGTGGRIGAELERSLRRELCGPDGTRLVDGGRRAPYQLPDCLQFVYADFSEGDLKWHPQYSGRGSEAAAYARTTHVVSDLLPAEFESSPDVTRMLRVALHEETRDWLPPDVRQPRVAPLYNGAGQLPTVGRAALFATLRGGLEPVLRPLRAAVSAIGTSAGDLQRLGGGRIRGCDVFVAFSVAGGTGAGIYHDFLHLIGHEFRNAGVPGVKIYPLVVMPSAFPPEAGGGREAELNGARALVDISRLVDDQNMPSADAAVGDVEHRSRISVRYPADTVVRLRASTVQTAFLFSKPTVIRREDLRRSITALVMSLVGTELPAQSGGSQDDYQSFAESFINKGVERSSHAPSGIGYRGMSTTLAASLTVPVDDLAEIVAARLLAQAVRGMEERAREPARNGTERVREMFRHARVEALWTRAAHDVPDPEVPPRGSKAVTLALHNRRGDMEDALARLERDLARDMPRIVEEFQPGSAVRKVLVEYGPFGVRAVVKGLRGHPERVAEAGFTGMLDNRRGEPRRPPHVQRSAPQVPRVKGGAAGLVPARWSDPDVREAKADQDDWYRWRTHALWHHAWRENESRWRPVLHHAEQELDALVDALLGHAQEEGKAFAARRRELYRDDRKGVSYLLPPQNSLRVFYDDVVQRLGRSLGLPEENTDAAGIVDALVDSSHWLRALEAVRQSHGAAVRELKQVLEQRVKALFGENGRNLNDRPLLPSMELLLRAAAGDEAAEATVDARWLEQFRAQIAGLLPVGFTPDGNGDLKVLITYPQSEADGRTSEYLRKALYLPPHVKTEMHAVDSESITVVLFRSGMSLTDVSEVRGLLKQWSEAREAGRSDDFLPWRQRLGYQDDWLVSTEEDRQHILHRVLCAMWNGLVGHDGDAASPDVVRIRLQRGESATMALRVEPFDGQLSSWAGLLRAYERTALLEEESIIGAFCDRLMNMQPAGLGTTPATPSPLFLRFVEEFAPRELARLDELAERWGPEEWLDPVRDFWTTTLPGALDRPFETEGKSSARSLRTLYERHRRDLAERAAAPPPAQPPAGGPYGQGPAPGGGPHGAGPHDRRYGPGAAPAGGAYGSGPLTDGHPPADGGRHVPGAVPGSGVHGPGSPADGGPYGTGPAPDGGPYGTGLAPDGGLYGTGPGPDGGPYGSGSAPGGGPYGSGPGRDGGPYGADPGPDGGPYGAGPAPDGGPYGSGAYGGAYGGAYGGGPAPHSAPYPSAASSPHHPPEPHPAAPRPAPQAPPHRREAEPRHESFPEQRPAPETGAAPEPAPAEPQPGTGHAPTYPWDEE; encoded by the coding sequence ATGAAGATCTACCAGCCCATGCTCTTCGTCGGCCTGGGCGGCACCGGCGGCCGGATCGGCGCCGAACTCGAACGGAGCCTGCGCCGCGAACTGTGCGGCCCCGACGGCACCCGCCTCGTGGACGGCGGGCGCCGCGCCCCGTACCAGCTGCCCGACTGCCTGCAGTTCGTGTACGCCGACTTCAGCGAGGGCGACCTGAAGTGGCACCCGCAGTACAGCGGCAGGGGCTCCGAGGCCGCCGCGTACGCGCGTACCACCCACGTGGTGAGCGACCTGCTGCCCGCCGAGTTCGAGAGCTCGCCCGACGTGACCCGGATGCTGCGCGTCGCCCTCCACGAGGAGACCCGCGACTGGCTGCCCCCGGACGTCCGCCAGCCCCGCGTCGCCCCCCTCTACAACGGCGCCGGACAGCTCCCCACCGTCGGCCGGGCCGCCCTGTTCGCCACCCTCCGCGGCGGCCTCGAACCCGTCCTGCGCCCGCTGCGCGCCGCCGTCAGCGCCATCGGCACCAGCGCGGGCGACCTCCAGCGGCTCGGCGGCGGACGCATCCGGGGCTGCGACGTCTTCGTCGCCTTCTCCGTCGCGGGCGGCACCGGAGCGGGCATCTACCACGACTTCCTCCACCTCATCGGGCACGAGTTCCGCAACGCGGGCGTCCCCGGCGTGAAGATCTACCCCCTGGTCGTCATGCCGTCCGCGTTCCCGCCGGAGGCCGGCGGCGGCCGGGAGGCCGAACTCAACGGCGCCCGCGCCCTCGTGGACATCTCCCGCCTCGTCGACGACCAGAACATGCCGAGCGCCGACGCCGCCGTGGGCGACGTCGAGCACCGCTCCCGGATCAGCGTCCGCTACCCCGCCGACACGGTCGTACGGCTGCGCGCCTCCACCGTGCAGACCGCGTTCCTCTTCAGCAAGCCCACCGTCATCCGCCGGGAGGACCTGCGCCGCTCCATCACCGCCCTGGTGATGTCCCTCGTCGGCACCGAACTGCCCGCCCAGTCCGGCGGCTCCCAGGACGACTACCAGTCGTTCGCCGAGAGCTTCATCAACAAGGGCGTCGAGCGGTCCAGCCACGCCCCCTCCGGCATCGGCTACCGCGGCATGTCCACCACCCTCGCCGCCTCCCTCACCGTCCCCGTGGACGACCTCGCCGAGATCGTCGCCGCCCGCCTCCTCGCCCAGGCCGTGCGCGGGATGGAGGAGCGCGCCCGCGAACCCGCCAGGAACGGCACCGAACGCGTCCGCGAGATGTTCCGGCACGCCCGCGTCGAGGCGCTGTGGACCCGCGCCGCCCACGACGTCCCCGACCCGGAGGTCCCGCCCCGCGGCAGCAAGGCCGTCACCCTGGCCCTCCACAACCGGCGCGGCGACATGGAGGACGCCCTCGCCCGCCTGGAGCGCGACCTCGCCCGCGACATGCCGCGGATCGTCGAGGAGTTCCAGCCCGGCAGCGCCGTCCGCAAGGTCCTGGTGGAGTACGGGCCGTTCGGCGTCAGGGCCGTCGTCAAGGGACTGCGCGGCCACCCCGAGCGGGTCGCCGAGGCCGGCTTCACCGGCATGCTCGACAACCGCCGCGGCGAACCCCGCCGCCCGCCCCACGTCCAGCGGTCCGCCCCGCAGGTGCCCCGCGTCAAGGGCGGCGCCGCCGGGCTCGTACCGGCCCGCTGGAGCGACCCCGACGTCCGGGAGGCCAAGGCCGACCAGGACGACTGGTACCGCTGGCGGACCCACGCCCTGTGGCACCACGCCTGGCGGGAGAACGAGTCCCGCTGGCGGCCCGTCCTCCACCACGCCGAGCAGGAACTCGACGCGCTCGTCGACGCCCTGCTCGGACACGCCCAGGAGGAGGGCAAGGCGTTCGCCGCGCGCCGCCGCGAGCTGTACCGCGACGACCGCAAGGGCGTCTCCTACCTGCTGCCGCCCCAGAACAGCCTGCGCGTCTTCTACGACGACGTCGTCCAGCGCCTCGGCCGCAGCCTGGGCCTGCCCGAGGAGAACACCGACGCGGCCGGCATCGTCGACGCCCTGGTGGACTCCTCCCACTGGCTGCGCGCCCTGGAGGCCGTCCGGCAGTCCCACGGCGCCGCCGTCAGGGAGCTCAAGCAGGTCCTGGAGCAGCGCGTGAAGGCGCTGTTCGGGGAGAACGGGCGGAACCTCAACGACCGGCCCCTCCTGCCGTCGATGGAGCTGCTGCTGCGCGCCGCCGCGGGCGACGAGGCGGCCGAGGCCACCGTGGACGCCCGCTGGCTGGAGCAGTTCCGCGCGCAGATCGCCGGGCTCCTGCCCGTCGGCTTCACCCCCGACGGCAACGGCGACCTCAAGGTGCTCATCACGTACCCGCAGAGCGAGGCGGACGGCCGCACCTCCGAGTACCTGAGGAAGGCCCTCTACCTGCCCCCGCACGTCAAGACCGAGATGCACGCCGTCGACTCCGAGTCGATCACCGTCGTGCTGTTCCGCAGCGGCATGAGCCTCACCGACGTCTCCGAGGTCCGCGGCCTCCTCAAGCAGTGGTCCGAGGCGCGGGAGGCGGGCCGCTCCGACGACTTCCTGCCCTGGCGGCAGCGGCTCGGCTACCAGGACGACTGGCTCGTCAGCACCGAGGAGGACCGGCAGCACATCCTCCACCGCGTGCTGTGCGCCATGTGGAACGGCCTTGTCGGCCACGACGGCGACGCGGCCTCCCCGGACGTCGTGCGCATCCGCCTCCAGCGCGGCGAGTCCGCCACGATGGCGCTGCGCGTCGAGCCCTTCGACGGGCAGCTCTCCAGCTGGGCCGGGCTGCTCCGGGCGTACGAGCGCACCGCGCTGCTGGAGGAGGAGTCGATCATCGGGGCCTTCTGCGACCGGCTGATGAACATGCAGCCGGCCGGGCTCGGCACCACCCCGGCCACGCCCTCGCCGCTGTTCCTGCGGTTCGTGGAGGAGTTCGCGCCGCGCGAGCTGGCCCGCCTCGACGAGCTCGCCGAGCGGTGGGGCCCGGAGGAGTGGCTCGACCCCGTGCGGGACTTCTGGACCACGACCCTGCCCGGAGCCCTCGACCGGCCCTTCGAGACGGAGGGCAAGAGCTCCGCCAGGTCCCTGCGCACCCTGTACGAGCGCCACCGCCGCGACCTGGCCGAGCGGGCCGCCGCACCGCCCCCGGCCCAGCCCCCGGCGGGCGGCCCCTACGGGCAGGGTCCGGCACCGGGCGGCGGGCCGCACGGGGCAGGGCCGCACGACCGGCGGTACGGGCCGGGCGCGGCTCCGGCGGGTGGCGCGTACGGGTCAGGCCCCCTGACGGACGGCCACCCCCCGGCGGACGGTGGACGGCATGTGCCGGGCGCGGTGCCGGGAAGCGGGGTCCACGGACCCGGCTCCCCGGCAGACGGCGGCCCCTACGGGACGGGCCCGGCGCCGGACGGCGGCCCCTACGGGACGGGACTGGCGCCGGACGGTGGCCTGTACGGGACGGGCCCTGGGCCGGATGGCGGCCCGTACGGGTCCGGTTCCGCACCGGGCGGCGGCCCGTACGGGTCGGGCCCCGGCCGGGACGGCGGCCCCTACGGGGCGGACCCTGGGCCGGATGGCGGCCCCTACGGGGCGGGCCCGGCGCCGGATGGCGGCCCGTACGGGTCCGGTGCGTACGGCGGCGCGTACGGCGGCGCGTACGGCGGTGGACCGGCGCCGCACTCCGCGCCCTACCCCTCCGCCGCCTCCTCCCCGCACCACCCACCGGAGCCCCACCCCGCCGCGCCCCGTCCCGCTCCGCAGGCCCCGCCGCACCGGCGCGAGGCCGAGCCCCGCCACGAGTCCTTCCCCGAGCAGCGCCCCGCTCCCGAGACCGGCGCCGCTCCCGAGCCCGCCCCGGCCGAACCGCAGCCCGGCACCGGCCACGCGCCCACGTACCCCTGGGACGAAGAGTGA